Proteins encoded together in one Prevotella scopos JCM 17725 window:
- a CDS encoding cob(I)yrinic acid a,c-diamide adenosyltransferase, whose protein sequence is MKIYTKTGDKGMTSLCDGSRLSKDDIRVEAYGTLDELNAHIGLLISLLQTSSSKEGVQSAANLTDFLSEIQEELFVIGGELARAEMKTEELVSTQKLIAKIETIIDELSSQLPVQHHFVLPGGIIPAAQSHVCRTICRRAERRIVALSHVATVSPKIFIFVNRLSDYFFILSRYLNKDSVTSEKTWKNTCR, encoded by the coding sequence ATGAAGATATATACGAAGACAGGTGACAAGGGTATGACTTCCTTATGTGATGGTAGTCGCTTATCGAAAGATGATATACGAGTAGAAGCATACGGAACATTAGACGAACTGAATGCGCATATAGGTTTACTTATTTCGTTATTACAAACAAGTAGTTCAAAAGAAGGAGTACAATCTGCTGCTAACCTCACAGATTTCTTATCTGAAATCCAGGAAGAACTCTTTGTAATTGGTGGCGAGCTTGCTCGTGCAGAGATGAAGACCGAAGAACTTGTTAGTACTCAAAAACTCATTGCGAAAATAGAAACCATTATTGATGAACTATCTTCCCAACTCCCTGTGCAGCACCATTTTGTTTTGCCAGGGGGTATCATACCGGCAGCTCAAAGTCATGTTTGCCGTACGATTTGTCGTCGTGCTGAGCGTCGTATTGTTGCTTTATCCCATGTGGCAACAGTTTCACCTAAAATCTTTATCTTTGTCAACAGATTATCAGATTATTTCTTCATTTTGTCACGTTATTTGAATAAAGATAGTGTCACAAGTGAAAAAACATGGAAAAATACTTGCAGATAA
- a CDS encoding DUF2795 domain-containing protein gives MYWTLELASKLEDAPWPATKDELIDYAMRSGAPLEVLENLQEIEDEGDVYDSIEDIWPDYPSKDDFLWNEDEY, from the coding sequence ATGTATTGGACACTTGAATTGGCCTCTAAGCTGGAAGATGCTCCATGGCCTGCAACAAAAGATGAACTGATTGACTATGCAATGCGATCAGGTGCACCACTTGAGGTTCTTGAGAATCTTCAGGAGATTGAAGACGAGGGAGATGTCTATGACAGTATCGAGGATATTTGGCCAGACTATCCTTCAAAAGATGATTTCTTGTGGAATGAAGACGAATACTAA